gccctcactctcttccagatCTAGGGTCTCAGAGTCAGAACTGTAGCCAACAGCACCTTCCTCcgaaaaggaggaagaagcagaggaggaagcagaggaagaggaggaggaggaggaggaggaggaagaagaagaagagctgcCCTCAGAGCTGCTCAGGGAGGAAGGGCTATGGCTAGAGTCTAAGGAGAGTCCTGAGTCAGAGTCAAACTCCTCTTCGAGCTGGGAGGCCTGCACAGGGTTGAAGCCCTCCTCAATGGCCAGGTCCATCAGGCTGATCTCATCCAGCATGGCTTCGTCTAACAAGCCCCCCAAAGGGTCAGGAAGCTCTGGGCCTGCTGTGTCATTGGCTGTGCCATTGAGCTGGGGTGGGAAGAAGAGCCCTGCCAAGTTGGTGGAGCCGAAGGTGGAGTTGAGGCTGGTGGAATTGCTGGGAACCAGCGGGAGCAGTGTGGAGCTGCCAGCcacaggcaggctctctacctcAGGGCTGAAGAGTGAGAAGTCCTGGCCGCAGCCCCCCAGGGATGCCTGATGCAGGCTGACATTCTGATTGATGGGAGTGTTGGGGGCAAGGCTGTAGTTGGTGCTCAGGGGGTCTCCAGAAGGGGTATTGTACAGAATTTCACTGGCTGATGTGTTCACTTCCATGGCCTGGAAGGGACAAGAGCACCAGAGTTCACTAGGAGCAGACTCCTCCCAGGGCTCCCACCTTGCAGGCCCCTAACCAAAGCACAACTGCCTGGATACAAGGGCAACACAATGGATGACAAAGCCCAGTGTCAGGTCCCGGCCCAGTTTGGACCCTGTTAGGCCCAGCACAGGTGGTTTGTCCCCTGGTTGTGTGTGGCCAGACACCTCTATCTTTGAGTCAGTAGCAAGAACTCAGACTTGAGTCAGAAATTTAGCTGTACAGCTTTTGTGTGATCATCTGACATTTCTGACCCTCAATCTCCTCACATTTAAAATAGCAAAGGGGACTGCAGGTGTAGCTaggtagtgcttgcctaggagATACCtagggttcaatccccaacatggcaagaaaataaaaggaccAATTCAATGATTAGGAGGGCAAAGGAAAATGAGGATTCTCATAAAGCACTATGTGAATATCACCCAATAGTGATATTCACTATTAAAGGAAGAAAGCACACCTACAAGGCAGGCCCTACTTTGGAGGGCTATCCTAGGTTTTAACCCAACCCCATCTCAATTCCCACACTCCAGGAGGTAACCTGGATGGGTTACCTCTCCGTATCCCCACTTTCCTCTAAGCCAGCCAAATGAAGTGTTACCCTTAACCCAGAGGTACAGGTGACATAAGCTAGGACATACTACACAAGACCCCTCAAGCTGTACTGTTCTGATTACCCTACCTGCATTTCCATGATGGACATGAGATCTTGCCACTGCTGTTCCAAATCAAATGGCGACTCTGTCCCCGTCAGGAGAGGAGACAAGAGGCTGTTCTGAAGAGCTGGGGGCTCACTCTCACTAGGCACTGCTTCTGTGATGCTGGCAACATCTGCTGGGAACTAAATAGAACAAAAGACTTCAGCAAGAGAGGAAGACCACCTTCTGCTTCTCTCCCACTGATATTATCACCTGATctcctacttcttcttctgaATTGACCCGCCACAGCCAGATCAAAGTCAGAACCCAGAGCTAGTCCTGCAGACAACCATGGAGGGACACACCACATGTGAGCCCAGCGAGCCACCCTGCCGGCTCAGTGGGCTCCCCCTCTTATCCTGCTCACTTTGGCATTTTTTCAAAAGGGACAGGTGGCCTCTAGCAGCCTAAGGCCATCCAGAGACAGGGTTGTCTGGTTCCCAAACTAGGCACTTGCGGCAACAGCGTAGGTAAGTCTGGCTAGCCTGGGTCCTGGCTGACTAGGGAAACTGCTACCTCTTCCTCAGCAATGCTGCAGCCTGTAGTCACTTCCCTGTTTCAACTAATGATAGGCCCGAGTCTCAGACTCACAGAGACAACataaaggagaaggggagagtcCTTAGACAAAGATGCTGAATCCTTTGCCTCTTCTGTCCTGTCTATTGCCAAAGCCTGCCACTTGTCAATCTATTGCCTATCTTCTCCCCATTATAGAACCCAGCTACCGTGACTTTGTATTCCCCAAGCCAAAAGACATTCAGGTCCATCCAGACAAACCCTCCTCTAGGGGATGGGAAGAAAGACTTCAGCCTTTAAGTGTGAGGGAGCAGGGAACAGAGAGGCCAGTAGCAAAGGCAGCAGTACCTGTGCAGTGAAGCTCTCCCCAGTCTCTCCGTCCACTAGCAGGTCTCGGGCCAGAGCTTCCGCACCCTCGCCTGCCCAGGTGTCCTCCTGCTCTCCTCCATCTCGAAGTTCCTTTTCCACATCCTGCTCCTTTTGTCGATGACTGTAGTCAAAAACCTCACGCCCAGCCCCCAGATCAATATCCTGCCGCCAAAGGATGTCAATCAGATCTATGTCCTGAAAGACAGACCACAACGGCTTTAGCTCTCAAGACCCCAGAGGCTTCTCCCTGTTCTGCCCCACATGGTCCCTCCTAATGCCACTCCAGTCTTGGGTGGGGCCCCTCCCAGCTCTACTCTTTACCCTCTGGTTTCTCTACATCAATGAGGCTTTATATATCCATTTCCAGGGCAAAAAAGAAACATTAGCAAAAGCCACTAGCATGACTAGCACCACATAGGTCTGCAGGTCTGTGGACAAGAGACGCACCTGGGCCAACGGGCAGGGCCACCCCACCCTGTGTaataagaaaggagaaagaaacagaacacgCCTCTGATTTTGGAATGGGAACCCTGAGAATGTGTTTTGTAGGAGGCTGGCCTCAGCAGGCAAGAGTGAGCTATGATCCAGAATTGCCTAGCAGTGGCCAGGCTTGCATCAGCCTGTGGTGCCACTGCTTTGCATAAAGGGGTGGGGTGACTGGGAGAGGAAAATCCCTGCATTTCCAACCACCTGATGCAACCAATGACAAGAATAGGCTGTCTCCAGCCCTTCCTACAGCCATTCCCCCTTCAGAGACTGACAGCAGGAGTAAGCTTGAACACCTACAACTCTGAAAGCCCAGGCTCACCTCAAGATCCATCTCTGTCAGAATCCCATCTGAGCTGATGCTAGCAAGCTGCCTCGATCCCAGGGGAGCCTCAAGCAGTCAAATGATCCTCGTtggccaccccacccctgccaagGACGGCCCCACTACATCCCCTTAGACCAgtgttctttcctcctctccctcaccacaccccagggctcacgAGCTCCCCATCAGTCAACCCACTCAAGGACATAACCCCAATCACAGCTCAGCTCCAAGTACCACCTTAGACATCAAAATACCTCCCTCTGGCTCTGTCCCATGGCTCCTGAACAGTTCCTGCACCAACTGCCACCCACATAAAACCCCATCAAGCCATCTGGGCTTCCTATACATGCCACTCCCTTTGGCAAAGTCCTCCCAACAAGCCTGAAGAGACCCTAAAGTGCAGCCTCCCATCCAGGGATTAAGAAGCAGACATATACTTTCCAAAGCAGCATCTTTAGCTCAGACCCACCTCCCTGTCCCTAAGCAAGTAACATACCCCTTCCCACTCAACCCTCCGGTTTCCACCCCAAGACCCTAAAACCTCCCGCAAAGTTCCTCTCCCTTCAGTCTCCCACCGAAGACCAACCTGAGCAGGAGCCCTGGACCCAGGAGCAGAGGGGGGCTGGGTCACCCGGTGACCAGCCAGCAAAGAGTTAAGGGGCTGGTTGCCTTTGGCATGGCCCCCACCACTGTGAGAGCTGCGGTCCAGGCGGGTCATGGTCTGTGAGAGAAGCCCCGGGGCAGCCGGTGCCAGGAAGCTGGACAGGGGGCTGCAAGGAGCTCTTGGCTTTCAGGGAGCACACTAGGCTGGAAGGGTGGCCCCTTGCTAGCTCCAAGGGGCCCGATGAGGGTGCCCCGCCCGTGCTGCTGCCTGggcggcccagcccagcccccttcCTCCATCCTGGAGCAGCCCCCTCCCACCTCACAACCCCAGTTCCACTCAAGCGCCCAGCAGCCCCCACCCTGAGCTCACCGCAGAGGCTGCAGTGAGACGGGACTCCCACCCCATGCTCCGTGCTCACGCTGCAGAGGAAAGCGAGCTTCCCTCCTGGACCTATCCTCccgctcctccctctccccctccccacgccccccaAACTTGTTACCTAGGCTGCCGCAAGGAGccaatcccctccccctcccaccctgcaGGTCACTGCTGAGGCTGCAGAGAGCCAATCCCCTCCCCCAGGTCAGCAGCTGGGCTGCGGAAAGAGCCAATCCCCTCCCACTGTCGTTACCTAGGCTGCGCCGGGAGCCAATCTCCTCCCCCAAGTCTCCGCTGGAGATGCGGAAGGAGCCAATCCCCTCCCACCGCCTGTTACCTAGCTGCAGATGGGAGCCAATCTCTGCACCAGGGCAGCTGGAAAAGCTGCCGCAAGGAACCAGCCCATCCCTGGGCCGCCTCCGTCTCCTTGAGGAGATGCACCCAGGGGCGGgcagccccacccagcccagtCAGTCAGCTGGGGTGGCGCAGTGAGCGCCCAGGGGGGAAGGGGTGCCACTCTCCTCCCTCTTGTCGCATCTTGCTTCTCCAGCCCACTAGAGACTGGGCAGACACTCCTGCTGCTTCACCCGGAATCTAAATTCTTtgctgggaagagaaaggagcttTTCTATTTCTTAGGAAGGATGTAGCCAGTTCTCAGGGCCAGGGAtcaaaagccaggctgagcactCAAGCCAAATAAAAAAGGGCAAAGGCAGGAGCTTTGTCACCCTAAAGCAGGCCAGACTAGAGGAAAGGGGAAAGCCATTTTTGCCCAAATGCAACAAAGCCACAGTGCTAGCCAGACCCAAGCCCAAACAGACAGGCAATACAATTCTGAAGCCCAGCAGAGGAACACATCCTGGCCTCAAATATGCCTCCCACTTCCCCTTCACTCCAGCTTTTCTTAGTTTTTAAGTTCTCTGCCTGACCCCTGGCCCTTAGcaggaaaaagaggggaaaaagccCATGACAGAATCAGAATCACATCTCAGACTCCCTGGATTAGTTTCATGGGTAACAACTCAGCTCTCTCTCCTCACTGCTACTCTCCTGGAGCCTAAGGTTAGGTCAGAAAAGACAGTGTGTCCTCCCTGGTCACAACCCGCTCCTAGCCTGGAAAGAGCTGTAAACAGGCCACCCCCTGGTCTGGGCAGAGTGCCAACCTCCAGGGGAATCCTATCCTGACAAGGTCCTAAGCTATGGCAGCCATCGAACAGGCCtggcagtggggggtgggggggaggcactACCACCCCAGGGATAATACCGGCTCCAACAGTGCCTGTCACATGCTCTGGACCTGGGTATTTTTATCCCTGAGTTGCTGAAGAAATGTTGTTCTAAACACATCATAATCTCTCGCCCACTTTCCCAGCCTGGGCCCCTCATGCTGACCTACtccacctccccaaaagagtggTGAAGCCCTGAGGTTAGGGAAAGCATGACTATTAAAGGTCAAGAAAGCCAAGAAGTGGGGATCAAAGTCCTATCCTATTCTGGCCCCAACCCACTTAGACACATCCAAGACATCCCAAATCCATCCCAGAACTTCCTGAAGGGGAGAGCAGCGGAACTACCCCTTCCCCTCAAGGTTCCCCAAAGCCCTGTTCCACACCTCCTGGTGTGTCAAGAGAAGTGACCAGAGAGAGGCCAGAGCATACTTCTTCAGATAAGATGGGAGCTGGCTTGAAGGGCAAGCAACAGGAAAGCAGAGAGAGGTGAGGCTCCAACCAGAACTGCAAGAATCTAAGAGACTGAAATGCAAGAGATGCTCCCGACTTCCATGATCAgataatcccagcttctctcaCAGCAGATCCAG
This sequence is a window from Perognathus longimembris pacificus isolate PPM17 chromosome 17, ASM2315922v1, whole genome shotgun sequence. Protein-coding genes within it:
- the Nfe2l1 gene encoding endoplasmic reticulum membrane sensor NFE2L1 isoform X3, with protein sequence MTRLDRSSHSGGGHAKGNQPLNSLLAGHRVTQPPSAPGSRAPAQDIDLIDILWRQDIDLGAGREVFDYSHRQKEQDVEKELRDGGEQEDTWAGEGAEALARDLLVDGETGESFTAQFPADVASITEAVPSESEPPALQNSLLSPLLTGTESPFDLEQQWQDLMSIMEMQAMEVNTSASEILYNTPSGDPLSTNYSLAPNTPINQNVSLHQASLGGCGQDFSLFSPEVESLPVAGSSTLLPLVPSNSTSLNSTFGSTNLAGLFFPPQLNGTANDTAGPELPDPLGGLLDEAMLDEISLMDLAIEEGFNPVQASQLEEEFDSDSGLSLDSSHSPSSLSSSEGSSSSSSSSSSSSSSSSASSSASSSFSEEGAVGYSSDSETLDLEESEGAVGYQPEYSKFCRMSYQDPSQLSCLPYLEHVGHNHTYNMAPSALDSADLPPPSTLKKSSKEKQADFLDKQMSRDEHRARAMKIPFTNDKIINLPVEEFNQLLSKYQLSEAQLSLIRDIRRRGKNKMAAQNCRKRKLDTILNLERDVEDLQRDKARLLREKVEFLRSLRQMKQKVQSLYQEVFGRLRDENGRPYSPSQYALQYAGDGSVLLIPRTMADQQARRQERKPKDRRK